From Tripterygium wilfordii isolate XIE 37 chromosome 16, ASM1340144v1, whole genome shotgun sequence, one genomic window encodes:
- the LOC119981069 gene encoding putative UPF0481 protein At3g02645 isoform X2: MVSSESPQCVREESFDVENPYTPLVSSIKGKLDLLPTLSGECCIYRVPKKIREQKDAAFTPQVVSIGPLHHGKGDLKVMEEHKQRYLKKFLARPNVSMEDYIAIVKENEVKLRDCYAETIQIGSDEFVEMILVDAVFIIELLLKDREYESHSDVEDDRIFTKPWMLHDVMVDMLVLENQIPYFILEKIYDAARIKSSSSKEEEGRLSIISLFYHCFKQFFTQEDILDKYRSSKFVHFLDFFRIAYQPTDVPVQRNTESRNKLTVTALERAGVKFQARDSSKNNMFDIKFEDGILQIPKIVIQGGTEVLLRNLIAFEECNCDTSVLVDYATFLDSLIDTEKDIEILGRNEVLEAWSSDNMRALNIFNGLSASCTFAPDNFFYAGVWKDLDDYYKVPWHKWKAILRQSYFNTPWATISVMAAVVLLILTALQSVWSITHP; this comes from the exons ATGGTGTCATCAGAATCACCCCAATGTGTCAG AGAAGAAAGCTTTGATGTTGAAAATCCATACACTCCATTAGTATCATCCATCAAAGGAAAGTTGGATCTATTGCCAACCTTGTCTGGTGAGTGCTGTATTTACAGAGTTCCCAAAAAGATTCGCGAACAAAAAGATGCAGCCTTTACTCCGCAAGTAGTCTCTATTGGTCCACTTCACCATGGCAAGGGAGATCTAAAAGTCATGGAAGAACACAAGCAGAGATATCTTAAGAAATTTCTCGCGCGACCAAATGTAAGCATGGAAGATTACATTGCAATTGTGAAGGAAAACGAGGTCAAACTGCGCGATTGTTATGCAGAAACCATTCAAATTGGCAGTGATGAATTCGTGGAGATGATTCTGGTGGATGCTGTCTTTATCATTGAACTACTGTTGAAGGATAGGGAGTACGAGTCTCATTCGGATGTCGAAGATGACCGCATCTTCACGAAACCTTGGATGCTTCACGATGTTATGGTAGACATgcttgttcttgaaaatcagaTCCCATACTTCATTCTTGAGAAAATTTATGATGCTGCTAGAATCAAATCGTCATCtagcaaagaagaagaagggcgGCTTTCCATCATTTCACTTTTCTATCATTGCTTTAAGCAATTCTTCACGCAAGAAGACATCTTGGACAAATACCGTTCTTCTAAATTTGTGCATTTCTTGGATTTCTTCCGAATTGCTTATCAGCCCACGGATGTTCCGGTCCAAAGGAATACAGAATCCAGGAACAAGTTGACTGTAACCGCATTAGAGCGGGCAGGAGTGAAGTTTCAAGCGCGGGACTCGAGCAAGAATAATATGTTTGACATCAAATTCGAGGATGGAATTCTGCAAATTCCAAAAATTGTAATACAAGGGGGAACAGAAGTCCTGCTGCGAAATCTCATTGCCTTTGAGGAATGTAATTGTGATACTAGTGTCCTAGTTGATTATGCTACATTCCTTGATTCCCTCATCGATACCGAGAAGGATATAGAAATACTTGGTCGGAATGAAGTGTTGGAAGCTTGGTCAAGCGATAAcatgagagcactaaatatatttAACGGCCTTTCGGCTTCCTGTACTTTTGCCCCTGACAACTTCTTTTACGCTGGAGTTTGGAAGGACCTTGATGATTACTATAAGGTCCCTTGGCACAAATGGAAGGCTATTCTACGACAAAGTTACTTCAACACACCGTGGGCCACAATTTCTGTGATGGCAGCTGTTGTTCTTCTCATACTCACTGCTCTACAAAGTGTGTGGTCTATCACTCATCCATAG
- the LOC119981069 gene encoding putative UPF0481 protein At3g02645 isoform X1, with product MVSSESPQCVRDISLEHREESFDVENPYTPLVSSIKGKLDLLPTLSGECCIYRVPKKIREQKDAAFTPQVVSIGPLHHGKGDLKVMEEHKQRYLKKFLARPNVSMEDYIAIVKENEVKLRDCYAETIQIGSDEFVEMILVDAVFIIELLLKDREYESHSDVEDDRIFTKPWMLHDVMVDMLVLENQIPYFILEKIYDAARIKSSSSKEEEGRLSIISLFYHCFKQFFTQEDILDKYRSSKFVHFLDFFRIAYQPTDVPVQRNTESRNKLTVTALERAGVKFQARDSSKNNMFDIKFEDGILQIPKIVIQGGTEVLLRNLIAFEECNCDTSVLVDYATFLDSLIDTEKDIEILGRNEVLEAWSSDNMRALNIFNGLSASCTFAPDNFFYAGVWKDLDDYYKVPWHKWKAILRQSYFNTPWATISVMAAVVLLILTALQSVWSITHP from the exons ATGGTGTCATCAGAATCACCCCAATGTGTCAG GGATATTTCTTTGGAGCACAGAGAAGAAAGCTTTGATGTTGAAAATCCATACACTCCATTAGTATCATCCATCAAAGGAAAGTTGGATCTATTGCCAACCTTGTCTGGTGAGTGCTGTATTTACAGAGTTCCCAAAAAGATTCGCGAACAAAAAGATGCAGCCTTTACTCCGCAAGTAGTCTCTATTGGTCCACTTCACCATGGCAAGGGAGATCTAAAAGTCATGGAAGAACACAAGCAGAGATATCTTAAGAAATTTCTCGCGCGACCAAATGTAAGCATGGAAGATTACATTGCAATTGTGAAGGAAAACGAGGTCAAACTGCGCGATTGTTATGCAGAAACCATTCAAATTGGCAGTGATGAATTCGTGGAGATGATTCTGGTGGATGCTGTCTTTATCATTGAACTACTGTTGAAGGATAGGGAGTACGAGTCTCATTCGGATGTCGAAGATGACCGCATCTTCACGAAACCTTGGATGCTTCACGATGTTATGGTAGACATgcttgttcttgaaaatcagaTCCCATACTTCATTCTTGAGAAAATTTATGATGCTGCTAGAATCAAATCGTCATCtagcaaagaagaagaagggcgGCTTTCCATCATTTCACTTTTCTATCATTGCTTTAAGCAATTCTTCACGCAAGAAGACATCTTGGACAAATACCGTTCTTCTAAATTTGTGCATTTCTTGGATTTCTTCCGAATTGCTTATCAGCCCACGGATGTTCCGGTCCAAAGGAATACAGAATCCAGGAACAAGTTGACTGTAACCGCATTAGAGCGGGCAGGAGTGAAGTTTCAAGCGCGGGACTCGAGCAAGAATAATATGTTTGACATCAAATTCGAGGATGGAATTCTGCAAATTCCAAAAATTGTAATACAAGGGGGAACAGAAGTCCTGCTGCGAAATCTCATTGCCTTTGAGGAATGTAATTGTGATACTAGTGTCCTAGTTGATTATGCTACATTCCTTGATTCCCTCATCGATACCGAGAAGGATATAGAAATACTTGGTCGGAATGAAGTGTTGGAAGCTTGGTCAAGCGATAAcatgagagcactaaatatatttAACGGCCTTTCGGCTTCCTGTACTTTTGCCCCTGACAACTTCTTTTACGCTGGAGTTTGGAAGGACCTTGATGATTACTATAAGGTCCCTTGGCACAAATGGAAGGCTATTCTACGACAAAGTTACTTCAACACACCGTGGGCCACAATTTCTGTGATGGCAGCTGTTGTTCTTCTCATACTCACTGCTCTACAAAGTGTGTGGTCTATCACTCATCCATAG